One Pomacea canaliculata isolate SZHN2017 linkage group LG1, ASM307304v1, whole genome shotgun sequence genomic window, CTGGTGTCCAGGTGAACTTTGGCAGCCAGTTCACGGGCGCACGTGCAGGACCATAAAGAAAGGcataaacatgttttagtgCCAGCGCTGACCACGTCACTGCGCGTCATAACCCCGGTAAACGGGTGCTGATTGTAGTGCTCGAACTGCTCGCTCTCGGTCCGGCCGCCACGTCTCTCAGCGGGCGTCACGGCCATTGAAGGTGGCCGCGGCACGCGCCATTGACTTTGCCAGCGCGTGGCCTGCACGCGAAAGGGCGGGGCCTGTGCTCACCGGGGCCCAGCACCGCTATACGAGACATTAAATTAGCCGGGATTAGGCACCAGAACAATACCTGCCTGGCCACCACGAAGGCAGTTGCGAAGAAACCTTATGAACCTGCAGGTAGAAAGCCTTGGACAAAGTAGTCTTTAAGAGGGAAAGCGACTGTCACCTTTGTCGAAACCCTGGtaatttatttctcttataACCGTGTAAGCAACCGCTGATGGTAAACCAATTAAAATTGTATCAACGAAGCTATAGACTAATTACCCTCCCCAACCCCCAGCCGCTGTGTGGAAACGACGAAGTGGGGCACAAAAACTGCAGTAAATACTGAAGCTAGTATGTCTTGAACCTACAAACTAATATTCAGTTTAGAGGCGGCCATAATTCGCATGTACATAGAATCACCCTCAGTTTGAACGCGCGCCAGATGGGTCGCAGGTCGCATTCgcacttcatatttttatttatttatttatccaatGAAGCCTGCGTGGAACATCTGACAGTTTGGGGGTTTGTGGGTTTGTAGAGAATGAGTGTGGACAATGatttaattgatttatttttgtcatcattttcaaaGATATATGTATGAATAGatctttttgaaatgttatgcattttccatatttttcttgtaaacgtCTAGTAGCAAAACAAGTACATAAGCTTCTCGAGGCCTTGTGTCTTTcttgcaaatttttattttgaagctCAGTAAATTGATCATTATCATTTAAGAGAACTTACATATCACAATTCGTTACTAAGCAGAGGAGGGGGTGatgggtgttttacgccgagccagcaactaatgctatatcaaggcaaggcagccagtcctgtaagcagatgccacatgcagagaaagaacagtgtgcccgggatgagagttgaacccagaacagccaacacTCACtctattggtgacaggcactcaCTACGCAGAGAGCTTGATGCGCTTTACAAAAGAGaacaatacaaatataaagaatatGAGAACGATAATGTAATTGTCTTGAGGAATGAAAGGAAATGGATGCTAAGTCCTTCATTCagctttgtcttgtttttttcaaagtcagGAGATTTCAGGCATGTTGTCATCGAGTGGCGACATTGCAACTTTACGTATGCATTCAGCGGACTGTTTACTGCCAGCCGAAGAAGAATAGCGCTCACAAATGGGCAACAATTAGTCCACacaacaaaatcatacaaacagTAAGATTTACTACGAGACAGTTTCCAGAAGATAGAACAGTGCTGTCCACATAAAATTATCCTGCCTCGTCCGAGCCTGTTATAGGAAGGCGGGCTAGTGTTCAGTGACCTACCATATACATCCCCCAAACTCATCATGATCGCACTAGAGGGCAAATCACCATGACACACTGGTGATTACCAGATCAACAAAAGTTAAAATGAACTGAAACCTGTGGATTTGAATGGACTGTGATGTTTCCCGGTCACAAGCAACTGAACATTACACACAAACGTACAGCGGCAGACAGGACACGAAACACACCAAAACGGAATCCTGTGAAAGAAGGACATGTcaagcaagatttttttctaaaatataaagaGTGTATCTAGAACTGGTTAGGCGAAGGGAAGGGAAACTGCCTTTCATTTACTCAATAAATACTATATTGACCAACAAATATATTCAGATCGCTACCAAAAAGACATTGTATACTGTCAATAAAAATGAGGCACATTTCGTTGAAGTAAACTCCGATTCTGCGAATCACACAATCGTAGAGATGTTAGGCCTGGATTAGTGCCAGATATATATCCACTCTTATGTACAGAGGGCACAACGATTCTCACAGATTAAAAAACACATCTTAATCTGGACATTTAATAGAGATTGCTGTTCGCGCAATTCCAGCTTCATTACGTTAGCATTATTGATTATGAAGTGAATATGAAAACTAGAAGTCCAAAGTTTTTATCAACGATAATCTCCCAAATCTTTTTTCTCATcgcagttttttattttttcccaatgCAGTACTTTACATCTATAATTCTTGAAGTCGTGTCTCCACGACACGGGAGTTAATATTAATTTGCAATACGTTGAATGACACGTCTGCtatattacagatttttgttGCATCTGCACATTTATAAGCTACACTGTCTGCTGTCTGCCCTTCAAGAAATCTACATGTTAACATGAATAATGTCTACTGTTCCatgttcaagaattttcttaatttttagtGGACACCACGTTGAATATTTGTGAAGGAAACAAGAAATGATTcagatttttccttttaaaattcCTGTATCAATATTCACGATGAGCACTGATTCTTGAAGATAATGGTTAGTGACCTTTTCACTTTATAATGTGACAATGAGTTCACAAGCAATACCGGGTTCTAAGTAAAGGCATAGTAGCTGCTGATGAATGTCTTCcgtaaaaatgaatgaaaaattcagCTAGACCATTTTACCTTTTCATACCGAGTCGTGGTTACTATAATACACCTATCcgtttaaacaaaacaaaacgacgTATGAATGAGGAGTCTAATCAAGCATCTTCTCTTCTGTGTGCAGGTAGCGAATTGAACTGAAAGAACGGTCAACCCGAAAACTAGTAACCTCATCGGTCTAAGGGAAGCTACTCTTCTATTAATGTGAACAGCGGTAGTGCCCCTCTCCAGCAGGGAGTAATTATTGAAATAGTATGACTGGTCACCAATAATTTGTAGTCATTCTATTTTGCATTCATCTAACTTAATTTTAAGAGTTATAGTACattatttagttttaatagTAAAATAGCTTTTTGAGATATCAGGTTCAGTTGAATGATAACGACTTTATTGTAAAATTAGTACCTCCCTTTGGGTTTATCATGGCTACATTACCGGTAGATCTAGAGCTGAAAAAGgtacattttctgtctttatagTGTGTTTTAGGCACGTTTTAAAATCAAAGGCTCCATATCTAGTATTTTGGAAATACTGCtaataagaaaaatgtgtggTGCAACTTTTtcaggaaaaattattttgtagaaaacattttacgTTGTAGATAATCCTGCCCTGTTTCTGTCAGCGACAAGTAACTAATCGAACAACTTGAGAAATTATAGCATTGTAGAGATGTATAGTGGTTGTTGTTATTTGACTCAATTTCTGTCTTCGTGATTTAAACATTGGCAaattgtttgcatgtgtatCATGTTCAgtctctttctcacacagaTACATCGATCGATCTCGTTAGATAAATCACACTTTCAAATAATTCTGTACATATTCTGCATATATCTTTAATGGTTGTGACTGTCAAAATATGTTGGATAAAAAATAGTATAATGCCTATGCATCTTTCAAACCAGATGTCACGGTGTGTCATTCAGGCTTTCCAGGaaatgcagattaaaaaaattcaaactagCCAGCAGCTGAAAATTGCTGACCAACAGGTCGAAGCCTTGAAGAGAAAAATTGCTCATTCTCAACTTGTGGACAAAGAAATTGCATCTTTACCAGAAGAGACTCGTGTTTATGAAGGAGTGGGTAGAATGTAAgttaatatttcataaaatgtaagCAGCAGTCTGTCATGCCAATACTTAGCAGGATTACTTTCTTCTGTACTTAAGGCATTTACCGACCATGAAATCATTCAGAAgcattattttcattactttagAGCATGTGCATCAGGCTGCTGTGGGGCAattatatgtgcgtgtgtgtaagagtTTTTGAAGCACAAAACAGAAGCTAATAGTACTGGATAGGCAGATACCAGTGTTCTATTTCATAAAAGGCAAGGTGGCTTTCAGACCCCCAGATAAATTATTCGCTGATTTTTATCAGCCACTCGCAGAAAATAACACGTCAAGGCATAAGTGATGATCTTGATTCCTTGTCAATAAAGAAATTTGAATTGTTAGAGCCATGTTGATAAAACTTTGTGTATTGATATCATATaccaataataaaatatcagcTGTATggtttattgtaaaatatctttgtgATGACACCActaattaaactttatttacagaCCCCTGACACCAAATCACTTGTCTTTAAGACAGCAAATTTTCTTCTGGGATTTGAATGGTCTTTTTACTACTATGTT contains:
- the LOC112569005 gene encoding prefoldin subunit 1-like isoform X1, which translates into the protein MATLPVDLELKKMSRCVIQAFQEMQIKKIQTSQQLKIADQQVEALKRKIAHSQLVDKEIASLPEETRVYEGVGRMFLLMSIPVVRENLAKKKDQAEDKIKTIETNKEYLEKSLKENEQNLRELVLSKQQQR
- the LOC112569005 gene encoding prefoldin subunit 1-like isoform X2, whose translation is MATLPVDLELKKAFQEMQIKKIQTSQQLKIADQQVEALKRKIAHSQLVDKEIASLPEETRVYEGVGRMFLLMSIPVVRENLAKKKDQAEDKIKTIETNKEYLEKSLKENEQNLRELVLSKQQQR